Proteins encoded by one window of Ulvibacter sp. MAR_2010_11:
- the gldJ gene encoding gliding motility lipoprotein GldJ — MNFRKNLALQLFIAVVATSLLISCNKSRDYKSSSRATGWKMNAKEGGFQYNPKAKEQETGPGLVFIEGGTYTMGRVQDDPMHDWNNSPNQQHIQSFYMDETEVTNLMYMEYLDWIKSVFPPSDENFRRIYEGAVPDTLVWRNRLGYNEVMTNNYLRHPAYADYPVVGVSWIQAVEFSNWRTDRVNELILEQEGITSRNARYDVEAGQTFSTETYLNSPTLTYGGNDSITRGGKRSESLVKKSKDSTNLYIQRKDGLLMPDYRLPTESEWEYAALGLVGLRSYNVYRGRKKYPWDGQYTRSGERRSRGDQLANFKQGDGDYGGIAGWSDDGADITAEVKSYEPNDYGLYDMAGNVAEWVADVYRPIVDDEFNDFNYYRGNVYTKNAIDKDGKVKVVTADSIVYDTLSNGKIVARNLPGEILQVPVDEKETYLRTNFSDSDNRDYRDGDKRSTRYYQSFGGDDVESEVEDTKRMYNSPKHAVYADSLGSLDRQYDKSSSRTTLVDNEVRVYKGGSWRDRDYWLDPAQRRYFPQDMATDYIGFRCAMSRVGSKSKKGKRPRN, encoded by the coding sequence ATGAACTTTAGAAAAAACCTAGCATTACAGCTATTTATTGCAGTAGTTGCAACTTCCTTATTGATTAGTTGTAACAAATCTAGAGACTACAAAAGCAGCTCCAGAGCGACCGGATGGAAAATGAACGCCAAAGAAGGCGGTTTCCAGTACAATCCGAAAGCCAAAGAGCAGGAAACCGGTCCGGGTTTAGTGTTTATTGAAGGCGGAACCTATACCATGGGTAGAGTTCAGGATGACCCGATGCACGACTGGAATAATTCCCCCAATCAACAACACATTCAGTCATTCTATATGGATGAAACCGAAGTGACTAATCTTATGTATATGGAATACTTGGATTGGATAAAGAGTGTTTTTCCTCCGAGTGATGAAAATTTCAGAAGAATTTATGAAGGTGCGGTTCCCGATACATTGGTTTGGAGAAATCGTTTGGGATATAATGAAGTAATGACAAACAACTACCTGCGTCACCCTGCCTACGCCGATTATCCCGTAGTAGGAGTGAGCTGGATTCAGGCTGTAGAATTTAGCAATTGGAGAACAGATCGTGTAAACGAGTTGATTCTTGAGCAAGAAGGTATTACCTCGAGAAATGCACGATATGATGTAGAAGCCGGACAAACATTTAGTACCGAAACTTATTTAAATTCGCCAACACTTACTTATGGCGGAAATGACTCTATTACCCGTGGTGGTAAAAGATCTGAATCATTAGTTAAGAAAAGCAAAGACAGCACCAATTTATACATACAACGAAAGGACGGTTTACTAATGCCGGATTATCGCTTACCAACCGAATCAGAATGGGAATATGCTGCACTCGGACTAGTTGGACTGCGTAGTTACAATGTATACAGAGGTAGAAAGAAATATCCTTGGGATGGGCAATATACCCGTTCAGGTGAAAGAAGATCACGTGGTGATCAATTGGCCAACTTTAAGCAAGGTGATGGAGATTACGGTGGAATAGCAGGTTGGAGTGATGATGGAGCTGATATTACCGCTGAGGTTAAATCTTACGAGCCAAACGATTACGGACTGTATGATATGGCAGGAAATGTTGCCGAATGGGTTGCAGATGTATATCGCCCTATCGTAGATGATGAATTTAACGATTTCAACTACTACCGTGGTAATGTTTATACCAAAAACGCCATCGATAAGGATGGAAAAGTAAAAGTGGTTACAGCAGATTCTATCGTATACGATACATTAAGTAACGGAAAAATTGTCGCAAGAAACTTACCGGGTGAAATTTTACAAGTCCCTGTAGATGAAAAAGAAACTTATTTAAGAACAAACTTCTCAGATAGTGACAACCGTGATTACCGTGATGGAGACAAACGCTCTACACGATATTACCAAAGTTTTGGCGGTGATGACGTCGAGTCTGAAGTTGAAGATACAAAGCGAATGTACAACTCACCAAAACATGCTGTTTATGCAGATAGTCTTGGATCTTTAGATCGTCAGTACGATAAATCATCAAGCAGAACTACTCTCGTGGACAACGAAGTAAGGGTTTACAAAGGAGGTTCTTGGAGAGACAGAGATTACTGGTTGGATCCGGCACAAAGACGCTATTTCCCACAGGATATGGCTACAGATTATATCGGATTTAGATGTGCGATGTCCAGAGTAGGATCAAAATCTAAAAAAGGCAAACGCCCTAGAAATTAA
- the porU gene encoding type IX secretion system sortase PorU — MMRRILLLLCVIVLPFSMLAQTKNITIDWEAVQKKGESQIKKEKSISNDRDKYLAGINLNLSGNSISYRHQWEDNGFANPNSLTISNIKYGTLTSEELSKIDKSVVPQTLSYSIGSSRAREVIYTIVTISPIVKTGAGFQKVLSFSVSYTFNNSIGASPRMAINSSVLATGNWYKFKIDKTGIYKVDKGFLEDLGMNTNGINPRNLKIYGHGGKSLPLLNSLNTFLDLPENSIQVVGEADGSFDNGDYILFYGIGSLGYDAQNDTHENPYSDETYYYVTADGSPGLRVQALNEPTQDATVFIDQFNDYKFHEVNEISPGKVGRRWYGNRFDIESEQSYEFDFPNIVGGAPLDIVIKVASASETSTSMAVSINGATMNPLVFGTIGGTQLFSSARFNTSSSVVIPASGETVTIDLTYNNSGNPSSVGYLDYIRVEALRRLTGVSGQLQFRYNEAKNLSGVGEYQLTNATQFSQVWDVTNIGSISAKQNEANADTFKFKTTLGELRNYVAVNPNDFFSPIRGNQSVVGNQDLKGTIFNDESGNFKDIDYIIISPPFLIQPALRLANIHKDLNGLNVKVVTTDKIYEEFSSGKQDISAIRNFVRYVYENASSPDKRVKYLCLFGDASVDYKNRLANNNNIVPVFERLLSTHSLSSYMSDDFYGNLDINEGTIGGEVPDPITGNNLNDVDKLDVAVGRILADNVLLANQMVDKIKNYLSKQSYGNWRTNFVLISDDVDETYEFTELEGNLDALGDEISAQKPFINVKKIHTDAYQQETSAGGNRYPQVKEAIKNAIEVGALIVNYFGHGGEDGLAKEFIYTKEVATDLRNKDNYPCIVTVTCEFTKFDNPLRITAGELTFWNKEGGAICLVTTTRSIGVDLGVRFNQTLASELFGFGVNVPETPAEALRVSKNLISDDARRVIFFIGDPALHLAFPKKNIRITTLNGVPLAQVTEPIKALDRVTMEGEVVDEFGAVLTNYNGVLEAKVYDKNVQRSTLGNDGIRDGNGNLLILDFITLGEGLFNGQATVTNGTFEFEFVVPRDAQIPVDNGRVSLYAQRDNEFEDQTGVNLDIKVGGLNENAPEDNEGPLIRLFMNDESFVSGGITNDSPILIAKLEDENGINTASGIGHDMIAILDGDETNPIVVNEYYQAEVDDFTKGKTTYRLRDLEVGLHTLTFKAWDVYNNSSTADIQFIVAGDDTLAIDRVLNYPNPFVNYTEFWFNHNRPFEPLEVQVQVFTVTGKVVWTKNQIINTDGFLSRDIVWNGLDDFGDKIGKGVYVYKITVKSTLTNQRVEKFEKLVIL, encoded by the coding sequence ATGATGAGAAGAATTTTACTTTTATTATGTGTGATTGTGCTGCCATTCAGCATGTTGGCGCAAACTAAGAATATAACAATTGATTGGGAAGCTGTTCAAAAGAAGGGTGAAAGTCAAATAAAAAAAGAGAAAAGTATTTCAAATGATCGGGATAAATATCTGGCCGGTATAAATTTAAACCTTAGCGGAAATTCTATAAGCTATCGCCATCAATGGGAAGATAATGGATTTGCAAATCCAAATTCTCTAACCATTTCCAATATAAAGTACGGTACTTTAACTTCTGAAGAACTTAGCAAAATTGATAAGAGTGTAGTGCCCCAAACACTTTCTTATAGCATAGGTAGTTCCAGAGCCCGTGAGGTTATATATACAATTGTTACCATTTCACCCATTGTAAAAACGGGTGCAGGTTTTCAAAAAGTGTTATCCTTTAGCGTTTCTTACACATTTAATAACAGCATCGGTGCAAGTCCTAGAATGGCAATCAATAGTTCGGTGCTGGCTACCGGAAATTGGTATAAGTTTAAAATTGATAAAACCGGTATTTATAAAGTAGATAAGGGTTTTTTGGAAGATTTAGGCATGAACACCAATGGAATAAATCCCAGAAACCTTAAAATTTATGGTCATGGTGGGAAGTCATTACCACTTTTAAACAGTTTGAATACTTTTTTAGATCTTCCGGAAAATTCCATTCAGGTAGTTGGTGAGGCCGACGGTTCTTTCGATAATGGAGATTATATACTTTTTTATGGAATTGGCTCTTTGGGATATGACGCGCAAAATGACACTCATGAAAATCCTTACTCCGATGAGACTTATTACTATGTAACTGCAGACGGGTCGCCGGGACTTAGAGTTCAAGCCTTGAATGAACCAACACAAGATGCAACTGTATTTATCGACCAATTTAATGATTATAAATTCCACGAGGTAAACGAAATTAGCCCCGGAAAGGTTGGCAGACGCTGGTATGGAAATCGTTTTGATATAGAAAGTGAGCAATCGTACGAGTTCGATTTTCCGAATATAGTTGGCGGAGCCCCTCTCGATATAGTTATAAAAGTTGCTTCAGCATCAGAGACAAGTACGTCAATGGCTGTTTCTATAAATGGTGCTACCATGAATCCGCTTGTTTTTGGCACGATAGGGGGTACTCAACTTTTTTCATCTGCTAGATTTAATACTTCAAGTAGTGTTGTAATTCCGGCTTCGGGCGAAACTGTTACAATCGATTTAACTTATAACAATAGTGGGAATCCTTCAAGTGTTGGGTATTTGGACTATATACGAGTGGAAGCATTAAGACGATTGACCGGGGTTTCCGGGCAATTGCAGTTTCGATATAATGAAGCAAAAAACCTTTCAGGAGTAGGAGAGTATCAATTAACTAATGCAACTCAGTTTTCTCAAGTTTGGGATGTTACAAACATCGGATCAATTTCAGCAAAACAAAACGAAGCCAATGCCGATACCTTTAAGTTTAAAACAACATTGGGAGAGCTTCGAAACTACGTAGCGGTCAACCCAAATGATTTTTTTAGCCCTATAAGAGGTAATCAAAGTGTTGTTGGAAATCAGGATTTAAAAGGAACTATTTTCAATGATGAATCAGGGAATTTTAAAGATATAGACTATATAATAATATCACCTCCTTTTTTAATTCAACCAGCACTTCGGCTGGCAAATATTCATAAGGATTTAAACGGGCTAAATGTTAAGGTGGTCACCACCGATAAAATTTATGAAGAGTTTAGTTCGGGGAAACAAGATATTAGTGCCATTCGCAATTTCGTTCGATATGTATATGAAAATGCTTCTTCTCCCGATAAACGTGTAAAATACCTTTGTCTCTTTGGGGATGCTTCGGTCGATTATAAAAATCGACTTGCAAACAACAATAATATAGTCCCGGTCTTTGAAAGACTATTAAGTACGCACAGTTTATCATCTTATATGTCTGATGACTTTTACGGGAATTTAGATATAAACGAAGGTACAATTGGAGGAGAAGTGCCGGATCCTATCACGGGTAATAATTTAAATGACGTCGATAAGTTGGATGTGGCAGTAGGAAGGATTTTAGCCGATAATGTATTGTTGGCAAATCAAATGGTCGATAAAATTAAGAACTATTTATCCAAGCAATCCTATGGAAATTGGCGAACTAATTTTGTGCTAATCTCCGATGATGTGGACGAAACTTATGAGTTTACGGAACTTGAAGGCAATTTAGATGCCTTAGGAGATGAAATTTCTGCTCAAAAACCCTTTATAAATGTAAAAAAAATACATACCGATGCCTATCAGCAGGAAACATCTGCAGGTGGTAACCGCTATCCCCAAGTGAAGGAGGCCATTAAAAACGCGATAGAAGTAGGTGCCTTAATTGTTAATTATTTCGGTCATGGAGGTGAAGATGGCCTGGCCAAGGAATTTATTTATACCAAAGAAGTTGCTACCGATTTAAGAAATAAAGACAATTATCCCTGTATTGTTACGGTTACCTGTGAATTTACAAAATTTGACAACCCATTACGAATCACTGCCGGAGAATTAACCTTTTGGAACAAAGAAGGAGGTGCAATATGCCTGGTAACTACAACCAGATCGATTGGCGTTGATCTTGGAGTGCGTTTTAATCAAACATTGGCATCCGAATTATTTGGCTTTGGAGTAAATGTTCCGGAGACGCCTGCCGAAGCCCTTCGGGTTTCAAAAAATTTAATAAGCGATGATGCACGTCGAGTTATTTTTTTTATTGGTGATCCGGCCTTACACTTAGCCTTCCCGAAAAAAAATATTCGCATTACAACGTTAAATGGAGTTCCATTAGCTCAAGTAACAGAACCTATAAAGGCGTTGGATAGAGTTACAATGGAAGGAGAGGTTGTCGATGAATTTGGCGCGGTTTTAACCAATTATAACGGAGTACTGGAAGCCAAGGTCTACGATAAAAATGTTCAAAGAAGTACGTTGGGTAACGATGGAATTAGAGATGGAAACGGAAATTTGCTTATACTCGATTTTATAACACTCGGTGAAGGCTTATTTAATGGACAGGCTACTGTAACAAACGGTACATTCGAATTTGAATTTGTAGTTCCGAGAGATGCCCAAATCCCGGTTGATAACGGAAGAGTTAGTCTATACGCTCAACGTGACAATGAATTTGAAGATCAAACCGGAGTTAATTTAGATATAAAAGTGGGAGGGCTCAATGAAAATGCGCCGGAAGATAACGAAGGTCCGTTAATACGACTTTTTATGAACGATGAAAGTTTTGTTTCGGGGGGTATTACAAACGATTCTCCAATTCTAATCGCAAAACTGGAGGATGAGAACGGCATAAACACAGCAAGTGGAATTGGACATGATATGATAGCTATTTTGGATGGTGACGAAACCAACCCAATTGTTGTTAATGAATATTATCAGGCCGAAGTAGACGATTTTACCAAAGGGAAAACAACCTATAGACTTCGTGACCTCGAAGTAGGTCTGCACACACTTACGTTTAAAGCTTGGGATGTGTATAATAATTCTTCTACTGCAGACATTCAGTTTATCGTTGCGGGAGATGATACTTTGGCGATTGATAGAGTTTTAAATTATCCGAATCCCTTCGTAAATTATACCGAATTCTGGTTCAATCACAACCGTCCTTTTGAGCCCCTCGAGGTCCAGGTACAGGTATTTACCGTCACCGGAAAAGTAGTTTGGACCAAAAATCAAATAATCAATACAGATGGTTTCTTATCCAGAGATATTGTGTGGAACGGCTTGGACGATTTCGGCGATAAAATAGGAAAAGGAGTGTATGTATATAAGATTACAGTTAAATCTACGTTAACCAATCAGCGAGTTGAAAAATTTGAAAAACTGGTTATCCTTTAA
- the porV gene encoding type IX secretion system outer membrane channel protein PorV: MKKFLIPILICFCVVKAFSQGGVDPTSGQRVITTAVPFLLIAGDARSAGMGDIGVTTSADAFSQQWNPAKYAFAISKQGVGVTYTPYLSNLVNDIFLGNLTYYNRISERSAVGASLRYFSTGDIELRETADQQPLVVKPNEMLFDLSYSLRLSDRIAMAVAGRYIRSDLKIQASNEDARAASTFAVDVAGYYQSEEIAYNDFDGRWRAGFNISNIGPKLKYDSGGQENNLPTNLALGGGFDFILDEYNKIGTSIEVNKLLVPTPQDFDGDGDIDALDDQEYESISFFSGMFKSFGDAPDGFSEELKEFTWAIGAEYWYQDVFAFRTGYFNESDDKGSRKFLSLGAGFKYTAINIDISYLFSTSKVRSPLEGTLRFGLTFNFGDEYDEY, encoded by the coding sequence ATGAAGAAATTTCTTATACCAATTCTCATTTGTTTTTGCGTAGTTAAAGCCTTTTCGCAAGGAGGAGTAGATCCTACTTCCGGACAGAGAGTGATAACTACGGCTGTTCCATTTTTGTTAATTGCCGGAGACGCACGTTCAGCGGGGATGGGAGATATTGGCGTTACTACTTCAGCCGATGCTTTTTCACAACAATGGAATCCTGCAAAATATGCATTTGCTATTTCAAAACAAGGAGTTGGAGTTACCTATACCCCATATCTAAGTAATTTAGTAAACGATATATTTCTTGGAAATTTAACGTATTATAACCGTATTAGCGAGCGTAGTGCAGTTGGGGCCAGTTTAAGATACTTTAGCACAGGAGATATCGAATTACGTGAAACGGCAGATCAACAACCCTTGGTAGTTAAACCAAATGAGATGCTTTTTGATCTTTCTTATTCGTTACGATTAAGCGATCGTATTGCGATGGCTGTAGCCGGAAGATACATACGATCTGATCTTAAGATACAAGCTTCAAATGAAGATGCCCGAGCGGCAAGTACCTTTGCTGTTGATGTAGCAGGATATTACCAGAGTGAGGAAATAGCCTATAATGATTTCGACGGACGCTGGAGAGCCGGTTTTAATATTTCTAATATTGGGCCAAAATTGAAATACGACAGCGGCGGGCAAGAGAACAACCTGCCTACAAACCTTGCTTTAGGTGGTGGATTCGACTTCATTTTAGATGAATACAATAAAATAGGTACTTCTATTGAAGTAAACAAATTGTTAGTTCCAACACCTCAGGATTTTGATGGTGATGGTGATATCGATGCTTTAGACGATCAGGAATACGAAAGTATCAGCTTTTTTTCAGGGATGTTTAAATCGTTTGGAGATGCTCCCGACGGGTTTAGTGAAGAATTGAAAGAATTCACATGGGCGATAGGTGCAGAGTATTGGTATCAGGATGTTTTTGCATTCCGTACAGGATATTTTAATGAAAGCGATGACAAAGGATCAAGAAAATTCCTTTCTCTTGGAGCAGGATTTAAATATACTGCCATCAATATAGATATCTCTTACTTATTTTCCACTTCGAAAGTTAGAAGTCCGTTGGAAGGAACCCTTCGATTTGGCTTAACGTTCAACTTTGGAGACGAGTACGACGAATATTAA
- the cdd gene encoding cytidine deaminase, which yields MKKIIIEAHLDIFDSMSELPEEIQKLLNKAQQARENAYAPYSHFRVGAALQLAGGEIITGNNQENAAFPSGLCAERVAVFHAGSNFPNETITTMAITARSLNHTVTVPTPPCGACRQALAEYEVKQKSPIAIYFMGEKGKVVRANSVKDILPLIFDSSYL from the coding sequence GTGAAAAAAATAATCATTGAAGCCCATTTAGACATTTTCGACTCTATGTCGGAATTGCCTGAAGAAATTCAAAAACTTCTTAATAAGGCGCAGCAAGCACGTGAAAATGCTTATGCGCCTTATTCACATTTTAGGGTTGGTGCTGCGCTTCAGTTAGCCGGCGGAGAAATTATCACAGGAAACAATCAGGAAAATGCCGCATTTCCTTCCGGTTTGTGTGCAGAACGTGTCGCAGTCTTTCATGCGGGATCCAATTTTCCCAATGAGACCATTACCACAATGGCAATTACAGCAAGATCTTTAAATCATACCGTAACTGTGCCAACACCTCCTTGTGGAGCTTGTCGACAAGCTTTGGCAGAGTATGAGGTGAAGCAAAAGAGCCCCATTGCAATCTATTTTATGGGCGAAAAGGGAAAGGTTGTAAGAGCTAATTCGGTAAAAGATATATTACCGCTCATCTTCGATAGTTCTTATCTGTAA
- the pdhA gene encoding pyruvate dehydrogenase (acetyl-transferring) E1 component subunit alpha produces MKKITKQTYIDWYENMLFWRKFEDKLAQVYINQKVRGFLHLYNGQEAVLAGALHAMDLTKDKMITAYRNHVQPIGMGVDPKRVMAELYGKGTGTSQGLGGSMHIFSKEFRFYGGHGIVGGQIPLGAGLAFGDKYKGNDAVTLTYMGDGATRQGSLHETFNLAMLWKLPVVFCVENNGYAMGTSVARTANHTDIYKLGLGYEMPSKAVDGMKPEVVAKEMDEAIQRARRGDGPTFLEIRTYRYRGHSMSDAQHYRTKEEVAKKQEEDPISYVLHHIYKNKWATEADIKKIDKRVKDLVSECEKFAEESPYPEKNVMYDTVYEQKDYPFLPHKL; encoded by the coding sequence ATGAAAAAAATTACAAAACAAACGTACATAGATTGGTACGAAAACATGCTCTTTTGGAGGAAGTTTGAAGATAAATTAGCACAGGTATATATCAATCAGAAGGTGCGCGGATTTCTTCATTTGTATAACGGACAAGAAGCTGTACTGGCCGGTGCTTTGCATGCGATGGACCTTACAAAGGATAAAATGATTACGGCCTATCGTAACCACGTACAACCCATTGGGATGGGGGTAGACCCCAAACGTGTTATGGCCGAGTTGTATGGAAAAGGAACCGGGACTTCTCAAGGTTTGGGTGGATCCATGCATATTTTTTCCAAAGAATTCCGTTTTTACGGAGGGCACGGTATTGTAGGAGGACAAATTCCATTGGGTGCCGGCCTGGCATTCGGGGATAAATACAAAGGCAATGATGCGGTTACGCTAACTTATATGGGTGACGGAGCTACTCGACAGGGATCTTTACACGAGACCTTTAACCTGGCGATGCTGTGGAAATTACCTGTTGTCTTCTGTGTTGAAAACAATGGTTACGCCATGGGAACTTCGGTAGCACGCACTGCTAATCATACCGATATTTACAAACTCGGATTAGGGTACGAAATGCCCAGCAAAGCGGTAGACGGAATGAAACCCGAAGTGGTCGCGAAGGAGATGGATGAAGCCATTCAAAGAGCCAGACGCGGTGACGGACCTACCTTCCTGGAGATACGTACCTATCGATATAGGGGTCATTCCATGAGTGATGCACAACATTACAGAACCAAAGAAGAGGTTGCCAAAAAGCAGGAGGAAGATCCTATTTCGTATGTTTTGCACCATATTTATAAAAACAAATGGGCTACTGAAGCCGATATTAAGAAAATTGACAAGCGTGTAAAAGATTTGGTGTCCGAATGTGAAAAGTTTGCTGAAGAATCGCCATATCCCGAAAAGAATGTTATGTACGACACGGTTTATGAACAAAAAGATTATCCGTTTTTACCTCACAAATTATAG
- a CDS encoding pyruvate dehydrogenase complex dihydrolipoamide acetyltransferase produces MAEVINMPRLSDTMEEGTVATWLKKVGDTVAEGDILAEIETDKATMEFESFHEGTLLHIGIAEGETAKVDTLLAIIGKKGEDISELINGGGSVSEKKEEKKEEKKPASPKSEEKEEATSEASEKKAEELPKGVQVINMPRLSDTMEEGTVASWLKKEGDTVEEGDILAEIETDKATMEFESFYSGTLLKIGIGEGETAKVDALLAIIGPKGTDVSGIKGSGGEKASEKASEKASEKQPEKSSEETKETPKAESKDTVSSSQPQAVNDGKRIFASPLAKKIAEEKGIQLNQVQGSGENGRIVKSDVENFQPSAAGGQAYIPVGIESFEEIKNSQMRKTIAKRLGESKFTAPHYYLTIELDMDHAIAARNAINADPDVKISFNDMIVKACAMALRKHPQVNSQWTGDATRIAKHIHIGVAVAVDEGLLVPVLKFTDQMTFSQIGAQVKELAGKARTKKITPQEMEGSTFTVSNLGMFGIKEFTSIINTPNSAILSVGAIVEKPVVKNGAIAIGNTMTVTLACDHRTVDGATGAQFLQTLRQYVENPVTMFV; encoded by the coding sequence ATGGCAGAAGTAATTAACATGCCCCGATTGAGTGATACCATGGAAGAAGGAACTGTGGCAACCTGGCTTAAAAAAGTGGGTGATACTGTTGCTGAAGGTGATATTTTAGCTGAAATTGAAACCGATAAAGCCACGATGGAGTTCGAATCGTTTCACGAAGGAACTTTACTTCATATTGGAATTGCTGAAGGTGAAACTGCAAAGGTTGACACCCTGTTAGCCATTATAGGAAAAAAAGGTGAAGATATAAGTGAATTGATTAACGGAGGCGGTTCTGTTTCTGAAAAGAAAGAAGAAAAAAAAGAAGAAAAAAAGCCAGCTTCTCCTAAATCCGAAGAAAAGGAAGAAGCTACTTCAGAAGCTTCCGAGAAAAAGGCGGAAGAACTTCCCAAAGGGGTTCAGGTGATTAATATGCCTCGTTTGAGTGATACCATGGAAGAAGGAACCGTTGCCAGCTGGTTAAAAAAGGAAGGTGACACTGTTGAAGAAGGTGATATTTTGGCTGAAATTGAAACCGATAAGGCCACAATGGAATTCGAATCGTTCTATTCGGGAACTTTGTTGAAAATTGGTATTGGCGAAGGAGAAACTGCAAAGGTGGATGCGTTATTGGCAATCATAGGACCAAAAGGAACGGATGTTTCAGGAATTAAAGGATCAGGTGGCGAAAAAGCTTCAGAAAAGGCTTCAGAAAAGGCTTCAGAAAAACAACCTGAAAAGTCTTCAGAAGAAACAAAAGAAACACCAAAAGCCGAATCGAAAGATACTGTTTCAAGTTCGCAGCCTCAGGCGGTTAATGATGGCAAACGAATATTTGCTTCACCACTTGCCAAAAAAATAGCCGAAGAAAAAGGAATACAGCTCAATCAGGTGCAGGGAAGTGGTGAAAATGGCCGTATTGTAAAAAGCGATGTGGAGAATTTCCAACCTTCTGCAGCCGGCGGACAGGCATATATCCCGGTAGGAATAGAAAGTTTCGAGGAAATAAAAAATTCGCAAATGCGTAAAACCATTGCGAAACGTTTGGGTGAATCAAAATTCACAGCACCTCATTATTATCTAACGATTGAGTTGGACATGGATCATGCCATTGCTGCACGAAATGCGATAAATGCAGATCCGGACGTAAAAATTTCGTTTAACGACATGATTGTAAAAGCGTGTGCCATGGCATTGCGCAAACACCCGCAGGTGAACAGCCAATGGACCGGCGACGCAACCCGAATTGCCAAGCACATTCATATAGGCGTAGCCGTTGCAGTTGATGAAGGTCTTTTGGTTCCGGTATTGAAGTTTACGGACCAGATGACGTTTTCGCAAATAGGTGCGCAAGTGAAAGAACTGGCCGGAAAAGCACGTACCAAAAAGATAACACCGCAGGAAATGGAAGGAAGTACTTTTACGGTTTCCAATTTAGGGATGTTTGGAATTAAAGAGTTTACCTCCATCATTAACACCCCTAATTCGGCCATCCTATCTGTAGGAGCCATCGTAGAAAAACCCGTAGTAAAGAATGGTGCCATCGCAATTGGAAATACCATGACGGTGACACTGGCATGCGACCATCGTACGGTCGATGGAGCCACAGGAGCTCAATTTTTACAGACACTGCGTCAGTATGTTGAGAACCCTGTGACCATGTTCGTATAA
- a CDS encoding SDR family oxidoreductase: MKNIIITGTSRGIGFQLVKLFSSAGYNVLALSRNAKPITDLKLQNCTAISCDLTKSDDIAKVSEFIKANWDEVAILINNSGYLVNKSFSEIKLEDFKQSYNVNVFGVVSIIQVVLPFMKQDGHVVNISSMGGIQGSLKFPGLSAYSSSKGALIALTELLAEEYKETGPAFNVLALGAVQTEMLQEAFPGYKAPVTASEMAAYIYDFSLNGNNFYNGKILQVSSSTP, translated from the coding sequence ATGAAAAATATTATCATCACAGGGACCAGCAGAGGCATTGGTTTCCAATTGGTCAAGTTGTTCTCGAGTGCCGGATACAATGTATTGGCACTTTCCAGAAATGCAAAACCAATTACCGATTTAAAGCTTCAAAATTGTACAGCGATTTCCTGTGATCTTACTAAGAGTGATGATATTGCAAAAGTTTCAGAATTTATAAAAGCAAACTGGGATGAAGTTGCTATTCTGATTAATAATTCGGGGTATCTGGTCAATAAATCTTTTTCAGAAATAAAACTTGAAGATTTTAAACAATCCTACAATGTGAATGTATTTGGTGTGGTTTCTATTATTCAGGTGGTTCTCCCATTTATGAAACAAGACGGACACGTAGTGAATATAAGCAGTATGGGCGGTATACAGGGGAGTTTAAAATTTCCGGGACTGAGTGCGTACAGCAGTAGTAAAGGCGCATTAATAGCGCTTACAGAGTTGTTGGCCGAAGAATACAAGGAAACCGGGCCTGCTTTTAATGTGTTGGCTTTGGGAGCTGTTCAAACTGAAATGCTGCAGGAAGCCTTTCCCGGTTATAAAGCACCGGTTACAGCTTCAGAAATGGCAGCCTATATCTACGATTTCTCACTTAATGGAAACAACTTTTATAACGGGAAAATATTACAGGTTTCAAGTTCAACTCCGTAG